The following are from one region of the Paenibacillus sabinae T27 genome:
- a CDS encoding CDP-glycerol glycerophosphotransferase family protein, whose translation MRILKNKIDYILKHNTLIQCLYKSLMSFFFRLIGKFISIDEKLILFNAHGRKYNDSPREIFEYMLEEKRFLEFKFVWALDNPEEYAIPRCSKVKMDTMKYFITALKAKYWISCVNIERGLHFKKDKTIYLNTWHGIPLKLIGNAVRGREDFDFSKIDIFCYSSEYEKEIYKRDFKVLEDNLILTGLPRNDELYHVSDMQIAEYKKILNIPNNRKVILYAPTWRDSKDNGKTYSIEPPLDFSYWLKELGDEYVILLRTHAYTNQIKGVNFNDFVRDFSDYHHINHLLIIADILISDYSATIFDYSILEKPIICFGYDYNNYFKERGFYIDLEEGLPSGVLKSQEEVIEKIKSLDYELECKKVAVFKRKYVTVGGNATEKCVKALNI comes from the coding sequence GTGAGAATTCTTAAAAATAAAATTGATTATATTTTAAAACATAATACTCTGATTCAGTGTTTATATAAATCTTTAATGAGCTTTTTTTTTAGATTAATAGGGAAGTTTATTAGTATTGATGAGAAATTGATTTTGTTTAATGCACATGGAAGAAAATACAATGATAGTCCAAGAGAAATATTTGAGTATATGTTAGAAGAAAAGAGATTTCTGGAGTTTAAATTTGTTTGGGCATTAGATAATCCAGAGGAGTACGCTATCCCAAGATGTAGTAAAGTAAAAATGGATACTATGAAATATTTTATTACGGCACTTAAAGCAAAATATTGGATATCATGTGTGAATATTGAAAGGGGTCTTCATTTTAAAAAAGACAAAACAATTTATCTAAATACATGGCATGGAATACCATTAAAGTTAATTGGAAATGCAGTAAGGGGAAGAGAAGATTTCGATTTCTCTAAAATTGATATTTTTTGTTATTCAAGTGAATATGAAAAAGAAATATATAAGAGAGACTTTAAAGTGTTAGAAGATAATCTTATTTTAACGGGTTTACCTAGAAATGATGAACTATACCATGTATCTGATATGCAAATAGCAGAATATAAAAAAATATTAAATATTCCTAATAATAGAAAAGTTATATTATATGCACCTACATGGAGAGATAGTAAAGATAACGGTAAGACATACTCAATAGAACCACCTTTGGATTTTTCATATTGGCTTAAAGAGTTGGGAGATGAATATGTAATTTTGCTTAGAACCCATGCTTATACAAATCAAATAAAAGGGGTTAATTTCAATGATTTTGTGCGTGATTTTTCCGACTATCATCATATAAACCATTTACTTATAATAGCTGATATTTTAATTTCAGATTATTCAGCAACAATATTTGATTATTCAATTCTTGAAAAACCAATCATTTGTTTTGGGTATGATTATAATAATTATTTCAAGGAAAGAGGATTCTATATCGATTTAGAAGAAGGGCTTCCTAGTGGAGTGTTAAAATCACAGGAGGAGGTAATTGAAAAAATTAAATCATTAGATTATGAATTGGAATGTAAAAAGGTGGCCGTCTTTAAGAGAAAATATGTTACAGTTGGTGGAAATGCAACTGAGAAATGTGTGAAGGCTCTTAATATTTAA
- a CDS encoding YdcF family protein: MSKNNTSNKKHKRSKLKYPICLLVFIFLVIFCAGRFLTVSEPPENVNAIIVLSGGAGRVEKAVDLYKAGYAPYLVLSNYREGASSAGNMLQTALAQGVPAKAILTENKALSTYDNAALTLPIMKKNGFTSAIVVSSDFHMRRVKFIFDHVYKKSGIELTYIGSPSGYNPNRWWSNPFDRDITISEYAKMVGNLFGYRGPEAKKALDRIKGWFR; encoded by the coding sequence ATGAGTAAAAATAACACCAGTAACAAAAAACATAAACGGAGCAAGCTAAAGTATCCCATATGCTTGCTCGTTTTCATTTTCCTCGTCATTTTTTGTGCTGGCAGATTTCTAACTGTCTCAGAACCACCTGAAAACGTGAACGCAATCATCGTATTAAGCGGAGGTGCAGGCCGGGTGGAGAAGGCGGTCGACCTGTATAAAGCGGGGTATGCCCCATATCTGGTCTTATCAAACTACCGGGAGGGAGCAAGCTCCGCTGGCAACATGCTCCAAACCGCCCTTGCTCAAGGAGTCCCTGCCAAAGCCATCCTTACCGAAAATAAAGCCTTAAGCACGTATGACAATGCTGCACTCACTTTACCTATTATGAAGAAGAACGGCTTCACCTCGGCCATTGTGGTTTCTTCCGATTTTCATATGCGGCGGGTGAAGTTTATTTTTGACCATGTGTACAAGAAGTCAGGTATTGAATTGACCTACATAGGATCTCCCTCAGGTTATAACCCCAACAGATGGTGGAGCAATCCATTTGACAGAGATATCACTATCAGCGAGTATGCCAAAATGGTCGGCAATTTGTTCGGATACCGTGGGCCGGAAGCCAAAAAGGCCCTTGATCGGATCAAGGGCTGGTTCCGCTAA
- a CDS encoding UDP-glucose dehydrogenase family protein, whose product MYKIAVAGTGYVGLVAGVCFAEVGHQVTCVDIDENKVKLMKSGVSPIYEADLEELMQKNYAAGRLDYTTDYKQAYRDADAIFIGVGTPEQPDGSANLSYIATVARQIAETIERDCLVVVKSTVPVGTNDKVEQFIHDFLPHDGEEYTGNGSGAGKKIRVEVASNPEFLAQGSAVRDTLYAARIIIGTESKWAEDILMKIYEPFNLPVVSVSRRSAEMIKYASNDFLALKISYMNDIANLCELVGADIQDVAQGMSYDERIGSRFLNAGIGYGGSCFPKDTKALEYLAKQHGYELKTVKAAIDVNKSQKTLLFRKACKRLITFNGLKVAVLGLTFKPGTDDLREAASLENIPLLLEQGADIYAYDPVGQENFSKLYPQGQNGKGSIRYVESAEAALDGANVCFIFTEWKEIKVVQPDFFKKNMRTPLVYDGRNIYSVEEMKNAGVEYYSVGR is encoded by the coding sequence TTGTACAAAATCGCAGTAGCCGGAACAGGCTACGTTGGCCTGGTTGCGGGCGTCTGTTTTGCCGAAGTTGGGCACCAAGTAACTTGTGTCGACATTGATGAAAACAAAGTGAAGCTGATGAAATCTGGCGTCTCTCCAATCTATGAGGCTGATTTGGAAGAGTTAATGCAGAAAAACTATGCAGCCGGAAGACTTGATTATACTACAGATTATAAGCAAGCGTATCGAGATGCTGATGCTATATTCATAGGGGTTGGAACTCCTGAACAACCAGATGGATCGGCCAATTTATCATACATAGCTACAGTTGCAAGACAAATTGCTGAAACGATAGAAAGAGATTGCCTTGTTGTGGTTAAATCTACAGTTCCTGTAGGAACCAATGACAAGGTTGAACAGTTTATTCATGACTTTTTGCCACATGATGGAGAAGAATATACAGGGAATGGATCAGGAGCAGGAAAAAAAATAAGAGTAGAAGTCGCGTCCAATCCGGAGTTTTTGGCCCAGGGATCAGCGGTTCGAGACACTCTTTATGCCGCAAGAATTATTATTGGAACAGAAAGTAAATGGGCAGAAGACATACTGATGAAGATATATGAACCCTTTAATCTACCTGTCGTGTCTGTTAGCAGAAGGTCGGCCGAGATGATTAAATATGCTTCCAACGATTTTCTTGCGCTTAAAATCTCCTACATGAATGATATTGCCAATCTCTGCGAGTTGGTAGGCGCTGACATCCAAGATGTTGCGCAAGGCATGAGTTATGATGAACGGATTGGTAGCAGATTTTTAAATGCAGGTATTGGCTATGGGGGCTCGTGTTTCCCCAAGGATACCAAGGCGCTTGAATACCTTGCGAAACAGCATGGCTATGAATTAAAAACGGTTAAAGCGGCTATCGACGTAAATAAAAGCCAAAAAACATTGCTTTTTAGAAAAGCATGTAAACGACTAATTACATTTAACGGATTGAAGGTTGCTGTGTTAGGACTTACCTTTAAGCCTGGAACGGATGATTTACGCGAAGCGGCTTCGCTGGAGAATATTCCATTGTTACTAGAGCAAGGCGCAGACATTTATGCTTATGATCCTGTGGGTCAGGAGAACTTTTCTAAGCTTTATCCCCAAGGTCAGAATGGAAAAGGTAGTATCAGATACGTAGAGAGTGCTGAGGCTGCTCTAGATGGAGCTAATGTGTGCTTTATTTTCACTGAATGGAAGGAAATTAAAGTAGTACAGCCTGATTTCTTTAAAAAGAATATGAGAACCCCTCTGGTTTATGATGGAAGGAACATTTATAGCGTTGAAGAAATGAAGAATGCAGGGGTGGAATATTACTCTGTGGGGAGATAA
- the tagD gene encoding glycerol-3-phosphate cytidylyltransferase — translation MKRVITYGTFDLLHYGHINLLKKAKSLGDYLIVALSTDEFNWNEKRKKCYFTYEERKGLLEALRYVDLVIPETCWEQKNTDVTKYLIDIFVMGDDWENKFDFLQQKCEVKYLPRTPEISTTKIKSDLNLRLLL, via the coding sequence ATGAAAAGAGTCATTACTTATGGAACTTTCGATTTATTGCATTACGGGCATATCAACTTACTAAAAAAAGCGAAATCACTGGGAGACTATTTAATAGTTGCTTTATCAACAGATGAGTTTAATTGGAATGAGAAACGGAAAAAATGCTACTTTACTTATGAGGAAAGAAAAGGACTTTTAGAAGCTTTACGGTATGTTGATTTAGTTATTCCAGAGACTTGTTGGGAACAGAAGAATACAGATGTGACGAAGTATCTAATAGATATATTTGTAATGGGCGATGATTGGGAAAATAAATTTGATTTTCTTCAACAGAAGTGTGAAGTTAAATACTTACCTAGAACCCCGGAAATTTCCACTACAAAAATAAAGAGCGATTTAAATCTTAGATTACTTTTATAA
- a CDS encoding NAD-dependent epimerase/dehydratase family protein encodes MSRKKILITGKGSYIGTSFIKWVSRWPDQYEVEEISVRGEEWKNHDFSGYDTVLHVAGIAHIKENKKNKELYYQVNRDLVLEVATRAKKDGVKQFVFCSSMSVYGIDKGVISRSTEVNPKSNYGKSKLQAEKLVDSLRDVDYQVAIIRPPMIYGKSCKGNYRRLANFVLKVPVFPDLENRRSMVYIDNLCEFIRLLINDCSNGLFFPQNSEYVRISDLVEMIAQIHGKKIRKTMLFNPLLRLLKSSTLNKVFGDLVYEKELSLLNEKYNVLSLSDSIRATEVN; translated from the coding sequence ATGAGCAGAAAGAAGATTCTGATAACCGGCAAGGGGAGCTACATAGGAACAAGTTTTATCAAATGGGTAAGCCGATGGCCGGATCAGTACGAGGTCGAGGAGATATCGGTTAGGGGTGAAGAGTGGAAAAACCACGATTTCTCAGGATATGACACGGTTTTACATGTAGCTGGAATAGCTCATATTAAAGAAAATAAGAAGAATAAAGAATTATACTACCAAGTGAATCGTGACTTAGTGTTAGAAGTTGCCACTAGGGCTAAAAAAGATGGTGTTAAGCAGTTTGTATTTTGCAGTTCTATGAGTGTCTATGGAATTGATAAGGGTGTCATTAGTAGAAGTACTGAAGTTAACCCCAAAAGTAACTATGGTAAGTCGAAATTACAGGCAGAGAAGTTGGTTGATTCTTTAAGAGATGTTGATTATCAAGTTGCCATCATTCGTCCACCAATGATATACGGAAAGAGTTGTAAAGGAAATTACAGGAGATTAGCGAATTTTGTTCTTAAAGTACCTGTATTTCCTGATTTGGAAAATAGGCGTAGCATGGTTTACATAGATAATCTTTGTGAGTTTATAAGATTGCTAATAAACGACTGTAGTAATGGATTGTTTTTTCCGCAGAATAGTGAGTATGTTCGAATTTCAGATTTGGTAGAAATGATTGCTCAAATACATGGTAAAAAGATCCGAAAAACCATGTTATTTAATCCCCTATTAAGATTACTAAAAAGCAGTACTCTTAATAAAGTGTTTGGTGACTTAGTATACGAAAAAGAATTGTCATTGTTAAATGAAAAATATAATGTTTTGTCTCTTTCCGATAGTATTAGAGCCACTGAGGTGAATTAA
- a CDS encoding GDP-mannose 4,6-dehydratase, protein MLNFQGQDLDKGKVYLITGAAGFIGYYLSKRLLEQGCLVVGVDNINDYYDVNLKLTRLEGLNRFEHFTFIKGDISDKTFITEIFKEYSPDVVVNLAAQAGVRYSIDNPDVYIQSNIIGYYNLLEACRHYPVDHLIYASSSSVYGANTKVPFEESDCVDHPVSLYAATKKSNELMAHTYSHLYKIPTTGLRFFTVYGPMGRPDMAYFGFTQKYFAGEPIKIFNNGDFNNDLYRDFTYIDDIIEGITRLLPSPPDGVVPHRVFNIGNNKPEKLMDFIETLEKCLSKSTGRKVEFTKIFEPIKPGDVPATYASTDLLQEAVGFKPETAIEEGLQKFTDWYVKYYQMS, encoded by the coding sequence ATGTTGAACTTCCAGGGACAAGATTTGGATAAAGGTAAGGTATACCTCATTACCGGAGCCGCTGGGTTTATAGGATATTATTTATCGAAAAGACTGTTGGAACAGGGTTGCTTGGTAGTTGGAGTCGATAATATCAATGATTATTATGATGTAAATCTTAAGCTCACTAGGCTTGAAGGACTAAATCGCTTTGAGCATTTTACTTTCATTAAAGGCGATATTTCGGATAAAACGTTCATTACTGAGATCTTTAAAGAATACAGTCCAGATGTCGTAGTAAATCTGGCAGCTCAAGCTGGTGTTCGTTACTCCATAGATAATCCGGATGTATATATTCAGAGTAATATTATTGGTTATTATAATCTTCTTGAGGCATGCAGACATTATCCAGTTGACCATCTGATCTATGCATCCTCCAGTTCGGTATATGGGGCTAATACGAAAGTGCCTTTTGAGGAATCGGATTGTGTAGATCACCCTGTATCGCTATATGCAGCTACTAAAAAATCAAATGAATTAATGGCTCATACATATAGTCACCTTTATAAAATTCCAACAACTGGTCTACGTTTCTTTACCGTCTATGGACCAATGGGACGTCCGGATATGGCGTATTTTGGATTTACACAGAAATACTTCGCGGGAGAGCCGATCAAAATATTTAACAATGGTGATTTCAATAATGATCTTTATCGCGACTTTACATATATCGATGACATTATTGAAGGAATTACAAGACTCCTGCCTAGCCCCCCTGATGGGGTTGTTCCTCATCGAGTCTTCAATATTGGAAATAACAAACCGGAGAAGCTGATGGATTTTATCGAGACATTGGAGAAATGCTTAAGCAAGAGCACTGGAAGAAAAGTGGAGTTTACCAAGATATTTGAACCTATTAAACCGGGTGATGTGCCTGCAACCTATGCCTCTACTGATCTTTTGCAGGAAGCTGTAGGGTTTAAGCCTGAAACTGCAATAGAAGAAGGGCTACAGAAGTTTACAGACTGGTATGTAAAGTATTATCAGATGAGCTAA
- a CDS encoding lipopolysaccharide biosynthesis protein, translated as MKHGRTTKSIRNIKYAIIGQATGIVINFINRMVFLHTLSIDYLGINGLFSNILSLLALADLGVGAAIVYSLYKPLAEKDNYKVKALMTLYKRIYVAIGTFIGILGIVITPFLKFLISDIPNIPNISLIFILFVINSATSYFLSYKRSLIIADQKRYITTFYRYTFFLGLNIIQIIFLFLTHNFIIYLLLQVINTLLENIFVSNKANKLYPFLKETGQARLDKNEKHVITRNIKAMMFHRIGGVVVSGTDNILISKLVGIKAVGIYSNYFLITNALNMVIGLIFQAITASIGNLTATENNNEKTIRIFGVLNFMGFWIYGFCSICLLLLFNPFIEIWLGEDFLFHMPIILVIVCNFFLTGMRKSVLSFRDAFGIYWNDRFKPLFESVINLVVSIFLGIHYGVIGIFIGTAISTLTTCFWVEPYVLYKYGFASPVREYFKKYFHYTFVLIFTGIISYWFSEQILFEGVAGFFIKMSICIIIPNLFFFLFFFRTVEFKHLWNVFSSMLLKKI; from the coding sequence ATGAAGCATGGAAGAACAACCAAATCAATTCGTAATATTAAATATGCTATTATTGGTCAAGCTACTGGAATAGTAATAAATTTTATTAATCGAATGGTTTTTTTACACACTCTAAGTATCGATTATTTAGGTATTAATGGTTTGTTTAGTAATATTCTTTCCTTACTAGCTCTTGCTGATCTAGGAGTAGGAGCTGCAATTGTGTATAGCCTTTATAAGCCACTCGCAGAAAAAGATAATTATAAGGTTAAGGCTCTTATGACTTTATATAAAAGAATTTATGTAGCAATTGGAACTTTTATTGGAATCTTAGGTATAGTCATTACACCTTTTTTAAAGTTTTTAATTTCTGATATACCCAATATTCCTAATATTAGTTTGATTTTTATTTTGTTTGTAATTAACTCTGCTACATCTTATTTTTTATCTTACAAAAGATCCTTAATTATTGCAGATCAAAAGAGATATATTACTACTTTTTATAGATATACTTTTTTCTTAGGCTTGAATATCATACAGATTATTTTTTTGTTTTTAACACACAACTTCATCATATATTTATTGCTTCAAGTAATAAACACACTACTCGAAAATATCTTTGTTTCTAATAAGGCGAATAAGTTATATCCTTTTCTCAAAGAAACTGGACAGGCGAGATTAGATAAAAATGAGAAACATGTGATTACTCGAAATATAAAGGCAATGATGTTTCATAGAATCGGTGGGGTTGTTGTTAGTGGTACTGATAATATACTAATTTCTAAACTCGTTGGAATTAAAGCAGTAGGAATTTATTCGAATTATTTTTTAATAACAAATGCTCTTAATATGGTGATAGGATTAATATTCCAAGCTATAACTGCTAGTATTGGGAATCTCACAGCTACTGAAAATAACAACGAGAAAACTATTAGGATATTTGGTGTTTTAAATTTTATGGGCTTTTGGATATATGGTTTTTGTTCAATATGCTTACTATTACTATTTAATCCTTTTATAGAAATATGGTTAGGTGAAGACTTCCTATTTCATATGCCAATAATATTAGTGATTGTATGTAATTTTTTTCTTACCGGAATGAGAAAGAGTGTATTGAGTTTTAGAGATGCGTTTGGGATATATTGGAATGATAGATTTAAGCCCTTGTTTGAATCTGTAATTAATTTAGTGGTATCAATTTTTTTAGGGATTCATTATGGTGTTATTGGTATCTTTATTGGAACAGCAATCAGTACTCTTACCACTTGTTTTTGGGTTGAACCTTATGTTTTGTATAAATACGGATTTGCATCCCCGGTTAGGGAGTATTTCAAAAAATATTTCCATTATACATTTGTCTTAATTTTCACAGGGATAATAAGTTACTGGTTTTCCGAGCAAATATTGTTTGAAGGGGTGGCTGGATTTTTTATAAAGATGTCTATATGTATTATTATTCCCAATCTCTTTTTCTTTCTCTTTTTCTTTAGAACAGTTGAATTTAAGCACTTGTGGAATGTTTTTTCATCGATGCTTTTAAAGAAAATTTAA
- a CDS encoding glycosyltransferase family 1 protein, whose product MKILFCGMDKNLGGIESFVINMYRNLDNSKVQVDFLKITDSIYYEEELIKNGSKVYKIPNRRSNPLLFYYELFNFFRNHKEYQIVHHHLNSCSSIEPIIIAKLFGRRTIAHSHNVFKGNKIISRILHSINKYILPFFSDLNISCSNAAGISMFRNKPFIVINNGINAQDYCFDSKVRALYRDELDLTDKFVIGHIGRFKYQKNHEFLIDIFNEVYQKNQKSVLLLIGDGELRSKIEKKISELSLSNNVIFAGIRSDIPQLLQAMDVFVFPSRYEGSPIALIEAQAAGLFSFVASTISKESYITNMVKSIQLENNSKEWAEQILSSMKNYERINTLEVIKSKGFDCVASAKLLQQIYLD is encoded by the coding sequence ATGAAAATTTTATTTTGTGGTATGGACAAAAATCTGGGCGGTATTGAATCATTTGTAATAAATATGTACCGGAATTTAGATAATTCAAAAGTTCAAGTCGATTTTTTGAAAATTACCGATTCTATCTATTATGAAGAGGAACTGATAAAAAACGGAAGTAAAGTCTATAAAATTCCTAACAGAAGATCTAACCCATTACTATTCTATTATGAATTATTCAATTTTTTTAGGAACCATAAAGAATATCAGATTGTTCACCATCATTTGAATTCTTGTAGTAGTATTGAACCAATTATTATAGCTAAATTATTTGGTAGAAGGACAATTGCCCATAGTCATAATGTTTTTAAAGGTAATAAGATAATATCAAGAATTCTTCATAGTATTAACAAGTATATTCTTCCGTTTTTTTCAGATTTAAATATATCATGTTCGAATGCAGCTGGAATATCAATGTTTAGGAATAAACCGTTTATTGTTATCAATAATGGAATAAATGCTCAAGATTACTGTTTTGATAGTAAAGTTAGAGCTTTATATAGAGATGAGTTAGATTTAACAGATAAATTTGTAATAGGGCATATAGGAAGATTTAAATATCAAAAAAATCATGAGTTTCTTATTGATATCTTTAATGAAGTGTATCAGAAAAATCAAAAATCTGTATTATTATTAATTGGTGATGGTGAATTAAGATCAAAGATAGAAAAGAAAATATCTGAATTATCTTTATCCAATAATGTAATATTTGCTGGAATACGAAGTGATATTCCACAATTATTACAAGCCATGGATGTGTTTGTTTTTCCTTCTCGTTATGAGGGATCTCCAATTGCTCTTATTGAAGCTCAAGCTGCTGGCTTGTTTTCTTTTGTTGCTTCTACAATCTCTAAAGAATCTTATATTACAAACATGGTAAAGAGCATTCAATTAGAGAATAATTCCAAAGAATGGGCGGAACAAATTCTTAGTTCTATGAAAAATTATGAACGAATAAATACCTTGGAAGTAATAAAAAGTAAAGGTTTTGATTGTGTTGCTTCAGCCAAATTATTACAACAAATATACTTGGATTAA
- a CDS encoding glycosyltransferase family 4 protein → MNILVNSGRVTPFLETRNKLIKRIIKNEHNVTLTGFQTGYENEIEKIGASFVEMPVNRAGLNPLRDLKLVLKYFKLIKKSKIHLVHSYTIKPNIYGSIAARLAGVKQIYPTINGLGYAYTGNDFKNRIVRIVTSILYKVAFSCSTKVFFQNSDDAREMVNRHLIRPEKCVVIAGSGIDLVKFCEIEQPEKFSFIMVTRLLKSKGVYEYLEAARIVKGKYNDIEMYLVGPIDPNPNGVKEEELQAFIDEGIINYLGVSTEVHKLLGRSSVFVLPSYYREGVPHSILEAMATGRAILTTDSPGCRETVKNGINGFLVPTKDSKALSEKMIWMIENQTAVKEMGKESLIYAKERFDVKMVNEHLMSTMEI, encoded by the coding sequence ATGAATATTCTGGTCAATTCAGGAAGGGTAACTCCTTTTTTGGAAACAAGAAATAAATTAATTAAAAGAATCATTAAAAATGAACATAATGTAACTTTAACAGGGTTCCAAACTGGTTATGAAAATGAAATTGAGAAGATAGGAGCAAGCTTTGTAGAAATGCCGGTAAATAGAGCAGGGTTGAATCCGCTTAGAGATCTTAAACTTGTGTTGAAATATTTCAAATTAATCAAAAAAAGCAAAATCCATCTCGTTCATAGTTATACTATAAAGCCTAACATCTATGGTTCTATTGCTGCACGCCTAGCTGGAGTGAAACAAATCTATCCAACTATTAATGGGCTAGGGTATGCATATACAGGAAATGATTTTAAAAACAGAATTGTTAGAATTGTTACTTCTATCTTGTATAAAGTGGCTTTTTCTTGTTCTACAAAAGTTTTTTTTCAAAATTCAGATGACGCTAGAGAAATGGTAAATAGACATTTAATAAGGCCAGAAAAATGCGTTGTTATTGCAGGGTCTGGAATTGATTTGGTTAAATTTTGTGAGATAGAGCAACCTGAAAAATTTTCTTTTATTATGGTGACCAGACTCCTAAAATCAAAAGGAGTTTATGAGTATCTTGAAGCAGCTCGAATTGTTAAGGGGAAATATAATGATATAGAGATGTATTTAGTCGGACCAATTGATCCAAACCCTAATGGAGTTAAGGAAGAAGAACTTCAAGCATTTATTGATGAAGGTATCATTAATTATTTAGGAGTCAGCACTGAGGTTCATAAACTATTGGGTCGATCTTCGGTATTTGTGTTACCTTCCTACTATAGGGAAGGGGTTCCTCATTCAATTCTCGAAGCTATGGCGACTGGTCGTGCAATATTAACTACGGACTCTCCCGGGTGCAGAGAGACAGTGAAAAATGGAATTAATGGATTTTTAGTTCCTACTAAGGATTCGAAAGCACTTTCAGAAAAAATGATTTGGATGATTGAAAATCAGACTGCAGTAAAAGAGATGGGCAAAGAAAGTTTAATTTATGCTAAGGAACGATTTGATGTAAAAATGGTTAATGAACATTTAATGAGTACAATGGAAATATGA
- a CDS encoding glycosyltransferase family 1 protein, with product MRKCNKDNKPIRILHVLGSTNHGGAQSFIMNIFRNVNRSNVQFDFVVHTPDQCHFDAEIMSLGGSVYRCPKYKGKNHFTYLAWWSNFFNEHPHYHIVHGHVRSTASIYLKVANNFNIITISHSHSTTSGSGFQGLIKRILQFPIRYTADYLFACSTIAGNWLFGNKACKTGDFYIINNSIEAEKFIFNESVRMLIRKELQIEDKFVIGHVGRFDEQKNHYGLIEIFKEVHDQKFNSVLLLVGNGKLKSQIEEKVNKLGLKDSVIFTGARSDVSELMQAMDIFVFPSLREGLGIVVIEAAASGLHCIVSDSIPKEAYVTSQIESVPLKDNAFIWAGKILNYSDGYERVNALENIKEHNYNVQDTANWIENFYLEVVDK from the coding sequence ATGAGAAAATGTAATAAGGATAACAAACCAATACGAATTTTACATGTATTGGGAAGCACAAATCATGGAGGGGCACAGTCATTTATAATGAACATTTTTCGAAATGTAAATCGTTCAAATGTTCAATTTGACTTTGTTGTACATACACCAGATCAATGTCATTTTGATGCTGAAATTATGTCACTTGGTGGGAGTGTTTATAGATGTCCAAAATATAAAGGTAAAAATCATTTTACTTATTTAGCTTGGTGGAGTAATTTTTTTAATGAACATCCTCATTATCATATTGTTCATGGACATGTTAGAAGTACAGCGTCTATATACTTAAAAGTTGCTAATAATTTTAATATTATTACTATATCTCACAGTCATAGTACTACATCAGGTAGTGGATTTCAGGGATTAATTAAAAGAATATTACAGTTTCCTATTCGGTATACTGCTGATTATTTGTTTGCATGTTCTACAATTGCGGGGAATTGGTTGTTTGGTAATAAGGCATGTAAGACTGGGGATTTCTACATAATAAATAACTCAATAGAAGCAGAAAAATTTATTTTCAACGAATCAGTAAGAATGTTAATTAGAAAAGAGTTACAAATTGAAGATAAATTTGTAATCGGTCATGTTGGTAGATTTGATGAACAAAAGAATCATTATGGTCTCATTGAGATTTTCAAAGAAGTTCATGATCAAAAATTTAACTCTGTATTGCTCTTGGTTGGAAATGGAAAACTAAAAAGTCAAATTGAAGAGAAAGTAAATAAATTAGGATTAAAAGATAGTGTAATATTTACAGGTGCACGTTCTGATGTATCTGAACTAATGCAGGCAATGGATATTTTTGTGTTTCCATCTTTAAGGGAAGGGCTTGGTATTGTTGTTATTGAAGCAGCAGCATCCGGGCTGCATTGTATTGTTTCAGATTCTATTCCGAAGGAAGCGTATGTTACGAGTCAGATTGAATCAGTTCCATTAAAAGATAATGCATTTATTTGGGCTGGGAAAATTTTAAATTATTCAGATGGATATGAAAGAGTAAATGCTTTGGAGAATATCAAAGAGCATAATTATAATGTTCAAGATACAGCAAATTGGATAGAAAATTTTTATTTGGAGGTGGTGGACAAATGA